In Candidatus Obscuribacter sp., the sequence CTGCTGCTACTTTTGCGGCTGCATCGCGAGGTAGCTCTTGCAGTGCTTTTGTCAGCTGCTCTGCTTGCGGGCTTGTAAATCCATCCAATTTTTGACCGAGCCAGGATTCTTTGTTGCCGAGATAAAAGGCTCTGGCCATGTCTGCTGTCGATGTGCCGCCCTGTTGCATGACATTGAGTGAGAGTTGTCTTTGCTCGCCATAGCCCAGGGCTTTTTGTTGCAGTTTGACTTCTTCGCGGTTGGGCGCGAGTTTGCGCAGGATGGTTTTATCCGCCTCAGTGAGATCGTTTATGAGGATATCGCGTTTGGCTGCCATGCCCGAGACCAGATCCAGTCTATGGCTCAGGCTCATGCGTCCGGTGGTGAAAAGCTCTGAGTATTCTTTGCGCACATCAAAAATCTGTGCGCCAGTCTCGTCGTAGCTATCGTATATGCCGGATTTGCCCAGTGCACGAGTAAATGCTGCGTCAATCAGCTGGCGATTGATTTTGGTTTGAGGATCATTGCTTGCAATATCTAAGATCTCGGGATGGGTGGACATGGCTAGCTCAATGGCGCGCACCGAGATAATTGGTTTGTTTGGTATGACTGCTGCCAGCGCTACAGTCTCCATAGCATCAAAATTATCACTGTCTCCAGAGGTGAGGCGCTTAAATGCTAGGTCTGCCAGATGTCTCTCGGCACTGCCGGCGGGCAAGGATTTGTCCATGGCAGCGAGCATTGCCTGTCTGGCACCGGGTTTGTCTGATTTGATTGCTTCTAGCTCTCCTGTACTGATGCTATAGAGTGCTCGTGCTTTTTCTTCGGGATTGCGAGCGTCTGAGAGCATTTCGCTTATCGTGCGGCGTGCTTTGTTTTGACCGTCCTCAAAGCCTTTAACGTCGGCGGTATCGCTAAGTTTGAGCTTGGCCAGTACATCGGAGCGCGAGCCAGTGAGCTTGGCGGCATCTGTCTGGAGTAGTGTGGGATGGTCTGTTGGTCCGACGTCTTTATAGCCTAGCTTTTCTTTTAGTCTGCCCATCAGCTCCAATCTATCGGCTTTGGCAAAGACAAGGTTGATATCTTTTTCAAAGCGTACAAGCTCTGCCGGGTTTTCTTTAAAGAGTTTGTATTCGCGTGGTCCAAATTTTTCGTCGAGTACTTTTGCCCAATCGGCGCGAGCTGGTCGCTTGCCGAGGATCTCGGGTGTGCCGAGGGGTAAGAGTGCAGTGGTGAGACTTTCTTTGTCGGCGAGTTTTGACTTCCAGATGGCAGCATCGTAGCCAAACCAGGCTTTGGAGGCTTTGTCGAGAGCGGCGTCGACACCCTGTCTGTAAGTGGCATCGGTGAGGTAGCGCTCGCGCTCTTGAGGGCTGGCGTTTTCTACGAGTCGGTTGATTTCTTTGGTGTTGGATAGCTCATAGATTGGTTTTGTATTGCCTGCAATTAGTGTCGAGAGGCTGAGCTGTCCTTCGTTTAGATAGTCGACAACATTTTTGCGATAGTAGTCCTTAAATACGGTACCGGCAGTAAATGTTTTGACTAGCTCGTCCTGTCTGGTGTTTTTGATTTGCTCACGCACGTCTTCTGGAGCCATGCGCAGAGCCAGTTTGAGGATGTCGAGACGTTTTTCTTTTTGAGCAATGTCCACTATGGCATTGATGTCTTCGGCACTACGGCTTTTTACATCTGATTTGATCAGCACTGCCAGAGTCTCTTGAGCGGCTTTTGAGAGACGTGGATGCCGGAGTCAGGTCGGTCAGTGATTGTCCTTTGCCTGCTGCTAGCTCCCTTGCACCCGCTCTATGTCTGGCTTAGTAAGGACGCTCACTTTGTTGAGTATGTCCATCTCAGCGCGGTCGGTAGGTCCGTGCATACGGCGCACTTTGCCCATGTATGAGCGCTCCAGGCTCTCCATCGATGCTCTGATTTGTCCGGCTTCATCAGACGCTCCAGTGCGCTCAAAGTAGCGGCTCACCATTTCGTACTGACCGCCGCCCAAAAACGAGCCAGTCAAGCCGCTATTGAGCTGTTCGCGGACTTCATCACTGAGTGCTTTGCCTGTGAGCTTACGACTTGCTTCGTCGATATTGCGCACGGTTTGCGGCGGCAGTGACTCTAAGATGGATTGGATGCCGTCTGTATCCGAAAACCTTATCCCAAAATGAGTATGCTCAGCGGCATGGGTCACTGCATGAGTGATTTTTTCGACTTGCACATCTTGCTCAATTTGAGGCGAATGCCCAAGTGCTGCAACAATGAGATCAGGTCTGGATTGGTGGATACCAATTTTGGCTAGTTTGTGGTCTTCTTCGGGGCTGCGATTGCCATCTAGCATCAAGCCGATAAGCTCGCGGTCGTGCTCCGCCTGGTCCTTGCGTTTTAATTTGGCCTGGACATCGTCATTGCCTTGAAATCTCTGGCGTATCTTTGCTTCGGGATCTTTTTGTCCATCAAGGTAGCGCTGCATGCGGCTCTCATCTGCTGGGCTAAAGTCTTTGAGTTTGTCTAGAGTAGCCAGGTCAAGCTTTTGACCACCAGACTTTTGTTCATACTTTTGTTGAAAAGCCTGGAATTGATCATAGGGCAATTGCGCCAGTACGCTTTTGACTCCCACTCCATAGACATAGCTGTCGGCTGTGCGAGCTAGTTTGTTGCCATTGACGAGGGTCAATTCTTGTAGCGATTGCGTAATGTTCTCTTTTATCTTTAATGCTTCTGGATCTTGCTGTGCCAGCCACGGACGATTGTGCACTGAGTCCGCTGATTTGACGGTGGATGATTGTTCGATGGCGGGAGATTTTTCGAAGGCAGGTGATTTTTCGAGGGCAGACGAGCTTGCCAGGGGTTGATACTTGTCGGAGGCAATTGGGCTCTCCTCGGCAGTCTCAGATTTTGCGGTCTGGGTGACAGCGTCTCTTGCCATAGATGTCAGTCCTGCTTGTGGGGTGACCTATTAATAATTGATTGAAGGTGAAAAAGTTGTGAATCTTGGCGAGTATCGATTTTTTGGCGATTAATGGTTTGGGGTGCAAAATATACAAACATATTTACGGCAAGCGTCTGAATGATAAAGTATTGTCTTTAGTCTGAGGAGGCAGTATGTCCAAGAGTAGTAAGTTTAAAGAACTCGGCAAGAGTGCATCTAAGCAAAACTATGACAATCCGGATGCTTCTATCCTGGAAGTATTTGATAGCCCCTTTGCTGATAAAAAAGCTAATCGTAATACCGTCACTGGTACCATCCATATCGAGGCGCCTGAGTTTACTAGTGTCTGTCCCATCACTGGGCAGCCTGATTTTGCCAACATTGTGATTGATTATTGTCCCGACAAGCTTTGTGTGGAGAGCAAATCTCTTAAGGTCTATCTTGGCGCCTTCCGCCAGCATCCTGAGTTTCATGAGGCATGTGTCAATCGTATCGCTAATGATTTGATTGATAAACTCGATCCTCTCTCCATCACTGTAGAGGGGCGCTTTACCCCTCGTGGCGGCATACCTTTTTGGCCGACAGCGAGCTATGTGCGCGGTGCTAAAAAGGCAGGGCGTAAGTGAAGTCTATCGAACAAACTAAGCAGAGTCGTGATTGGTCTGATTTTATTGGCTGTCAGGGGCATGTTGCACCTTACATTGACCTGACAAATGTAATAGACACTTCCAATTTTGATTATTTGCACGAAGAAATTTGTCTGGGACTGTTGCAAGTGGACTACAGCTACACTGGTGGTAGTCTGGGATTTATGAATATCGTGCCGCAGGAATTTGCAAACGATGAAT encodes:
- the queF gene encoding NADPH-dependent 7-cyano-7-deazaguanine reductase QueF, whose translation is MSKSSKFKELGKSASKQNYDNPDASILEVFDSPFADKKANRNTVTGTIHIEAPEFTSVCPITGQPDFANIVIDYCPDKLCVESKSLKVYLGAFRQHPEFHEACVNRIANDLIDKLDPLSITVEGRFTPRGGIPFWPTASYVRGAKKAGRK